In the genome of Vibrio sp. NTOU-M3, one region contains:
- the rsmC gene encoding 16S rRNA (guanine(1207)-N(2))-methyltransferase RsmC produces MSAYIAPSQITERQLAYFEGKHVLVAGEAEDLFPLELTKHCESVSIFTTNYGYYRQVSAYSQLNCHFGAAFDGDAQADMVLLYWPKAKAEAEYLLAMLMAKLGQNTEIVVVGENRSGVKSVEKMFAQYGPINKYDSARRCSFYWGQCTNEPAPFHLEEWFKHYQVQYQDNTLHIHSLPGVFSHGEFDVGSKLLLDTLPKLNGKVLDFGCGAGVIGAVMATLNPSIELEMCDISALAVASSQATLAANGLSGRVFASDVYSDCADDYQFIISNPPFHSGLDTSYSATESLLANAPKHQSAAGQLFIVANSFLKYPPIINQAFGNCATLNKTNKFAIYHAQK; encoded by the coding sequence ATGTCTGCCTATATCGCCCCCAGTCAAATTACTGAACGCCAACTTGCTTATTTTGAAGGCAAACATGTGTTAGTCGCTGGTGAAGCGGAAGATCTCTTCCCGCTTGAGCTAACGAAACACTGTGAGTCTGTCAGCATTTTCACCACCAATTACGGTTACTACCGTCAAGTTAGTGCTTACTCTCAGTTGAATTGCCATTTCGGTGCGGCGTTTGATGGTGACGCTCAAGCAGATATGGTTTTGCTTTATTGGCCTAAAGCAAAAGCAGAAGCAGAATATCTATTGGCCATGCTAATGGCAAAATTAGGCCAGAATACGGAAATTGTCGTCGTGGGTGAAAACCGTTCTGGCGTAAAAAGCGTCGAGAAAATGTTTGCTCAGTACGGCCCTATCAATAAATACGACTCAGCCAGACGCTGTTCATTTTATTGGGGGCAGTGCACCAATGAGCCAGCACCCTTTCATTTAGAAGAGTGGTTTAAACACTACCAAGTTCAATACCAAGACAACACTCTGCACATTCATAGCTTACCAGGCGTCTTTAGCCATGGTGAATTTGATGTGGGCAGTAAACTCCTATTAGATACCTTGCCAAAACTCAATGGAAAAGTGCTTGATTTTGGTTGTGGTGCAGGCGTTATCGGAGCAGTGATGGCAACGTTAAATCCATCAATAGAGCTTGAGATGTGTGATATCAGCGCCCTTGCCGTGGCTTCAAGCCAAGCGACCTTAGCTGCTAATGGTCTGTCAGGCCGAGTCTTTGCATCAGACGTTTATTCAGATTGTGCAGATGATTACCAATTTATCATCAGTAATCCTCCTTTTCATTCAGGGCTTGATACCAGCTACAGCGCCACCGAGTCACTACTTGCCAATGCACCGAAACATCAAAGTGCCGCTGGCCAGTTATTTATTGTGGCAAATAGCTTCCTCAAATACCCACCTATCATCAATCAAGCGTTTGGTAATTGTGCGACGTTAAATAAGACCAACAAGTTCGCTATCTACCACGCTCAAAAATAG
- a CDS encoding AI-2E family transporter — protein sequence MSNKVKITSSHWVIVVALLAAALACYLLVEPYVNSIIMAFIISLLMFPIHEWLERKLPNHPNIVAFLSCVVLTFIIVIPLLFVFAAIVQQGSLFSQNMYQWVTHGGIQTVFEHPWVVKGLSLVNTYLPFDEIDPQEIAQKVAQLATSFGSNIVGISAKILGDATSFLMNFFLMLFVLFFLLRDHDKIISAIRHILPLSRSQEDKLLSEIEQVSKSAVMGSFLTAIAQGLAGGIGMWLAGFPGLFWGTMMGFASFIPVVGTALIWIPATIYLLLTGDTTWAIFLAVWSIAVVGSIDNLLRPLLMQGSAGMNTLMIFFSLLGGIQLFGLIGLIYGPLIFAITMVLFNIYEEEFKGFLDQQDRS from the coding sequence GTGTCAAACAAAGTCAAAATCACATCCAGTCACTGGGTTATTGTTGTTGCGCTTTTAGCCGCAGCTCTCGCTTGTTACCTGCTCGTTGAGCCGTACGTCAACTCCATTATTATGGCGTTTATTATTTCACTACTCATGTTTCCGATACATGAATGGCTAGAGCGTAAACTGCCTAATCATCCCAATATCGTCGCATTTTTGTCTTGTGTGGTACTGACCTTTATTATTGTCATCCCGCTCCTGTTTGTCTTTGCGGCCATCGTTCAACAAGGGTCACTGTTCTCACAAAATATGTATCAATGGGTCACTCATGGTGGTATCCAAACCGTCTTTGAACACCCTTGGGTGGTGAAAGGGTTATCTTTGGTGAATACCTACCTGCCTTTTGATGAAATTGACCCTCAAGAGATTGCACAGAAAGTGGCGCAACTGGCCACCTCATTTGGCTCGAATATTGTTGGCATCAGTGCAAAGATCCTTGGCGATGCCACCAGCTTTCTGATGAATTTCTTCTTGATGTTGTTTGTCTTGTTCTTCTTATTGAGAGATCACGACAAAATCATCAGCGCGATCCGACATATCTTACCGCTCTCACGCAGCCAAGAAGACAAGCTCTTATCTGAAATTGAACAAGTCTCCAAGTCAGCCGTTATGGGCTCGTTTCTTACTGCCATCGCACAAGGCCTTGCGGGTGGTATCGGTATGTGGCTAGCAGGCTTCCCTGGTCTGTTCTGGGGAACTATGATGGGATTTGCTTCCTTCATTCCTGTGGTTGGAACCGCTTTAATCTGGATTCCTGCGACCATCTATCTATTACTCACCGGCGATACAACGTGGGCAATCTTCTTAGCTGTGTGGAGTATCGCAGTTGTAGGCTCAATCGATAACCTACTGCGTCCACTCTTGATGCAAGGCAGTGCGGGAATGAATACGCTGATGATTTTCTTCTCACTGCTCGGTGGTATTCAATTGTTCGGATTAATCGGCTTAATATACGGCCCGTTGATCTTTGCCATTACTATGGTTTTATTTAATATTTACGAAGAAGAGTTCAAAGGTTTTCTCGACCAACAAGATCGCAGTTGA
- a CDS encoding efflux RND transporter periplasmic adaptor subunit: MSRLSIFQQLALRPYLISIILITFLSLWLGFGSLQAEETPVKEAEQEIPLAKVAYQTFVAEPTFKKIDLYGRTAPDKLARLGAEFAGKIQQLMVDKGQSVKQGQVIAVIDKGDLPMQLERAQAMLKVREKEFKAAQSLKNKGLQGEVAFSTAQAALVEAKAMVSNAKLALRNTQIKAPFNGIVDHLFIETGDFVGVGDPVARLIDLNKVVIEADVSERHIQNLVPAQAAQVRFIDGKTVQGTLRYISRISSVSTNTFPIEIEIDNPEQRIPAGISAEVELNLQSKLAVKVTPAMLALDESGNLGVKTLQSDQVHFVPIQLVKAEQDGVWLTGLGEQVDIITTGQGFVRDGDRVIAIKQAN; the protein is encoded by the coding sequence ATGTCTAGATTGTCTATTTTTCAGCAGTTGGCGCTGCGGCCATACCTCATCTCTATCATCCTCATTACGTTCCTGTCACTTTGGTTAGGGTTTGGTTCCTTACAGGCGGAAGAAACGCCAGTTAAAGAAGCGGAACAAGAAATCCCCTTAGCCAAGGTGGCTTATCAAACTTTTGTCGCTGAGCCTACATTTAAGAAAATTGATCTCTATGGTCGGACGGCACCGGATAAGCTGGCCCGTTTAGGGGCAGAGTTTGCTGGAAAAATTCAGCAGTTAATGGTGGATAAAGGTCAGAGTGTTAAGCAAGGTCAAGTCATTGCCGTGATCGACAAAGGCGATCTACCGATGCAGCTTGAACGGGCTCAGGCGATGCTAAAAGTTCGTGAGAAAGAGTTTAAAGCCGCTCAGTCGCTGAAAAATAAAGGTTTGCAAGGAGAGGTCGCTTTTTCAACGGCGCAGGCGGCGTTGGTTGAAGCTAAAGCGATGGTTAGCAATGCGAAGCTGGCATTGCGTAATACCCAAATTAAAGCACCGTTTAATGGCATTGTGGATCACCTGTTCATCGAAACAGGAGATTTTGTTGGTGTTGGCGATCCTGTGGCGCGGTTAATTGATTTGAACAAAGTGGTGATTGAGGCGGATGTGAGTGAGCGACATATCCAGAACCTAGTACCGGCACAAGCCGCTCAAGTCAGGTTTATTGATGGAAAAACGGTGCAAGGGACCCTTCGTTATATTTCGCGAATTTCATCAGTATCAACCAATACGTTTCCTATCGAAATTGAAATCGATAACCCAGAACAACGCATTCCAGCAGGGATCAGTGCAGAAGTTGAACTCAACTTGCAAAGCAAACTTGCAGTCAAAGTTACCCCTGCGATGCTCGCGCTGGACGAGTCGGGTAACCTTGGCGTTAAAACACTTCAAAGCGACCAAGTGCATTTTGTGCCTATTCAACTGGTGAAAGCTGAGCAAGATGGAGTGTGGTTGACTGGGCTTGGTGAGCAAGTGGATATCATTACCACCGGACAAGGCTTTGTACGTGATGGTGATCGTGTCATCGCGATTAAGCAAGCCAACTAG
- a CDS encoding response regulator, which yields MFKLYRKQRFKRLQNTLMLAFLVLSITPLTVIALFFLQSHSKDLQEQSTSHLVSVRDSKKQQVVDYLFSKESEVMGFVRSELATASGGHFYGLVNAFRNLGLTIEEARQYAQKRYIPGSGDKIKTSILPQSTEYNASERYRLLHKRYHWAYLELLKRSDFDDILLVDRDGNVTYSIYKYDNYGTNLLNGKYKDANLGKTFQKLKVQVAEKRRSNEDYTPVVISDFSPEQGKMVAWLGAPIIQQGYLHSYAMFRLPNNAITKLIADSNQTSQMRTLLVGSDHRSRTLAHEQTDIDKSAEVINLALQGSTAFGTYTNTVGEDTIAAYSPISFKGENWALVVEVPEKEAFARVHQLETLFIFAMLVAIVIVVIASHYLSNFITSPLLKLTWAAEKVSAGDLEADMINTDRKDEIGRLAVSFERMQRSIREKMQLIKEQNVELESNLKLIQKQNEELQLANKLKDEFLATTSHELRTPLHGMVGIAEALVSGANGPITADHKYQLDIIISSGQRLATLVDDLLDYHKMRYGNLDIQTSAVDLASATRLVLELSSHLLGSKPIRIINQVASETVWVSADPQRLEQVLYNLVGNAIKYTSEGKIVISANVVDDKIRVQVVDTGQGIPAEQLEHIFEPLIQAGHDTSRYRQGAGLGLSISRQLIELMDGSLYVSSQPMVGTTFSFTLPLASEEQIIQASHSEASHFRAPDVGDIEIQETNCLPENPDGPLLLVADDEPVNLRVLDSFLRLEGYRVRTAKDGHEALDIIEQEKPELLLLDIMMPGLSGYQVCTTLREKYDHSQLPVIMLTALNQPDDRIRGFEAGANDYLTKPFNKRELAARITAHLTASKAELRRIENQQLQNELKQRAIVEASLLETQGRLLEQLESAPEAIVCIRDDNKIRFVNEAASRLFRRSPEQLKRSRADEIIAPKFLNVEQEHYCGNIDIYVEDVRQHVSADILRLPEGADLKLMYIFNVGGGVNVARIHNLETAIEALSSFAFEGDKAKLQQLRELGGEFTRLADKVSGESQSKHDIMREVLVDAMTSALNYWESVTGQSKFAFAEQSGLWRVYLDRSTLQTRTLDKYLRVETLPKTPRWRTVLSSLDYILEHCKEQGPERTHIESLRDKLQHLLTS from the coding sequence ATGTTCAAGTTGTATAGAAAACAAAGATTTAAACGTTTGCAGAACACCCTAATGCTGGCGTTTTTAGTTTTGAGCATAACCCCACTGACTGTCATTGCTCTGTTCTTTTTGCAGTCACACAGTAAAGATCTGCAAGAACAAAGTACCTCCCACCTTGTTTCGGTTCGCGATAGCAAAAAACAACAAGTCGTTGACTATCTATTTTCAAAAGAGTCAGAGGTAATGGGATTTGTGCGCTCTGAGCTTGCAACCGCAAGTGGTGGGCATTTTTATGGCTTAGTCAATGCGTTCAGGAACTTAGGACTTACCATTGAAGAAGCTCGTCAATACGCACAAAAACGTTATATTCCCGGCTCTGGCGATAAAATTAAAACGTCAATTTTGCCCCAATCAACAGAGTACAATGCCTCAGAGCGGTATCGTCTGCTGCACAAACGTTATCATTGGGCCTATTTAGAGCTATTAAAGCGCTCTGATTTTGACGACATCTTGCTAGTTGACCGTGACGGCAACGTGACCTACTCCATTTATAAATACGATAACTACGGTACTAACCTGCTTAATGGTAAATATAAAGATGCCAACTTAGGTAAAACTTTCCAAAAGCTCAAAGTTCAAGTTGCAGAGAAACGCAGAAGTAATGAAGACTACACGCCAGTGGTGATTTCAGACTTCTCTCCAGAACAAGGCAAAATGGTTGCTTGGCTTGGTGCCCCAATCATTCAACAAGGCTACCTACACAGTTACGCAATGTTCCGTTTGCCAAATAACGCCATCACTAAACTGATCGCAGACAGTAACCAAACATCGCAAATGCGCACCTTGTTGGTCGGAAGTGATCATCGCTCCAGAACATTAGCCCATGAGCAAACGGATATCGACAAAAGTGCAGAGGTGATCAATCTGGCTCTCCAAGGCTCCACCGCCTTTGGCACTTATACCAATACCGTTGGTGAAGATACGATTGCAGCGTACAGTCCAATTTCCTTTAAGGGTGAGAATTGGGCTTTAGTTGTTGAGGTGCCAGAAAAAGAAGCATTTGCCCGCGTGCATCAGCTTGAAACCCTCTTCATTTTCGCAATGTTGGTCGCTATTGTTATCGTTGTGATCGCCTCCCATTATCTCTCGAATTTCATTACCTCCCCACTTCTCAAACTCACTTGGGCGGCGGAAAAGGTCTCCGCGGGTGATCTTGAAGCGGATATGATCAACACCGATCGCAAAGATGAAATTGGCCGCCTAGCGGTCAGTTTTGAGCGTATGCAACGCTCTATTCGTGAGAAAATGCAGCTAATTAAAGAGCAAAATGTGGAGCTTGAAAGCAACCTCAAGCTGATCCAGAAACAAAATGAAGAGCTGCAATTAGCAAACAAACTCAAAGACGAATTTCTTGCAACCACATCTCATGAGCTAAGAACGCCATTACACGGCATGGTTGGGATCGCTGAAGCTTTAGTCTCTGGAGCAAATGGCCCAATCACGGCAGATCATAAGTATCAACTCGACATTATTATCAGTAGTGGCCAACGTCTCGCAACGCTCGTTGATGACCTGTTGGATTACCATAAAATGCGTTATGGTAACTTGGATATTCAAACAAGTGCCGTTGACCTTGCGAGTGCCACACGCTTGGTATTGGAACTTTCTTCTCACCTTCTTGGCAGCAAGCCTATACGTATTATCAACCAAGTTGCTAGCGAGACCGTTTGGGTTTCTGCCGATCCGCAACGCTTAGAGCAGGTGCTGTATAACCTAGTTGGTAACGCGATTAAATACACTAGCGAAGGAAAAATTGTTATTTCAGCAAACGTTGTTGATGACAAGATCCGCGTACAAGTGGTTGATACTGGCCAAGGTATACCAGCCGAGCAACTCGAACATATTTTTGAACCATTAATCCAAGCGGGTCATGATACCAGCCGCTACCGTCAAGGCGCAGGGCTTGGACTTTCAATTAGCCGACAACTGATTGAACTGATGGACGGCTCTCTTTATGTCAGTAGCCAACCCATGGTTGGAACCACCTTTAGCTTTACCCTTCCTCTAGCGAGCGAAGAACAAATCATTCAAGCAAGCCACAGTGAAGCCTCGCACTTTCGAGCTCCCGATGTTGGTGATATCGAAATCCAAGAAACGAATTGCCTACCTGAAAATCCTGATGGTCCATTATTGCTGGTAGCAGATGATGAACCAGTCAATTTAAGAGTTTTGGACAGTTTCTTGCGTCTTGAAGGATACCGCGTTCGCACTGCGAAAGATGGTCATGAGGCGCTCGATATCATTGAACAAGAGAAACCTGAGCTGCTTCTGTTAGACATCATGATGCCCGGACTCAGCGGCTATCAGGTCTGTACGACCTTACGTGAAAAATACGATCACTCTCAATTGCCAGTTATCATGCTCACGGCTCTAAACCAGCCGGATGATCGCATTCGTGGTTTTGAAGCAGGGGCGAATGATTACCTCACAAAACCGTTTAATAAGCGTGAACTTGCCGCTCGTATCACCGCTCACCTGACAGCCAGTAAGGCAGAACTACGACGTATTGAAAATCAACAACTGCAAAACGAGTTGAAACAACGCGCTATCGTAGAAGCCAGCTTGCTTGAAACGCAAGGCAGACTGCTAGAGCAACTCGAGTCCGCCCCTGAAGCGATTGTTTGTATCCGAGACGACAATAAGATTCGATTTGTTAACGAGGCTGCATCGCGCCTATTCCGCCGTAGTCCTGAGCAGCTTAAACGGTCACGAGCGGATGAAATCATTGCGCCCAAGTTCCTCAATGTCGAGCAAGAACACTACTGCGGCAACATCGATATTTACGTTGAAGATGTGCGCCAACATGTCTCTGCCGATATACTCAGACTGCCTGAAGGCGCAGACCTGAAATTAATGTACATCTTTAATGTTGGTGGTGGGGTTAATGTTGCGCGCATCCATAATTTAGAAACCGCTATTGAAGCACTGTCTAGTTTTGCTTTTGAAGGAGACAAAGCGAAATTACAACAACTGAGAGAGCTAGGGGGAGAATTTACCCGCCTTGCCGATAAGGTTTCCGGAGAAAGCCAGTCTAAACACGACATCATGCGTGAAGTCTTGGTTGATGCAATGACCAGCGCTCTCAATTACTGGGAAAGCGTCACTGGGCAAAGTAAATTTGCTTTTGCTGAACAAAGCGGACTGTGGCGCGTGTATCTTGATCGAAGTACGCTTCAAACTCGAACGTTAGATAAATACTTACGGGTCGAGACACTTCCTAAAACGCCACGTTGGCGAACCGTATTGAGTTCATTGGACTACATCCTTGAACACTGTAAAGAGCAAGGTCCTGAGCGCACACATATCGAGTCTTTAAGGGATAAGCTTCAGCATCTTCTCACTAGCTAA
- a CDS encoding efflux RND transporter permease subunit — MYSVIDAALSRTRTMVTLLIFILIAGIGTYITIPKESSPDITIPIIYVSVGHQGISPIDAERLLVRPIEQELRSIEGVKEMKATAAEGHASVMLEFSVGVDLDKAMADVREAVDLAKPRLPADSDEPTVNEVTLASEEPALSVVLYGTVPERTIVQIARQLRDKLESYRQILEVDIAGDREDIVEIIVDPLLMESYGLDQGDIYNLIALNNRVVAAGFVDTGYGRFSVKVPSVFDSLKDVLELPVKVDGKQVITFGDVATVRRAFRDPESFARLDGKSAVVLDVKKRAGENSIETVELIKALLEEAQQRPEWPNNLLIKYTWDQSKDVKMMLNDLQNNILSAIILVVIVIIAILGLRTAALVGISIPGSFLTGLLVLSVFGLTVNIVVLFSLIMAVGMLVDGAIVVTEFADRRMQEGTPRRDAYRDAAKRMAWPITASTATTLAAFAPLLFWPDITGEFMKYLPLTLIATLSASLLMALLFVPVLGGLIGRPQNVSATNRTMMVALHNGDFSQSTGITKLYYHTLDIALRHPWKILLSAILLAAGVGGTYYKAGLGAEFFPEVDPPFFTVKVRSYGDLSINEKDVIMREIEQVMLGQDEFESVYTRTGGNDEIGQIQITPVDWQYRRKVKAIIEELKQSTDQFAGVEIEYKFPDAGPPVEHDLVIEMSTRQSHEQLDMAAKVVRHWADNNPAFENISDSSSKEGIDWQIDIRRDDASRFAADATTVGNTVQFVTNGLKIGDYLPDDATEEVDILVRYPEDKRDIGRFDELRVKTAAGMVPITNFARIVPEQKQDMIQRVDGHRVINIMADIQEGYNLALELPRIEQALSELDLPAGVEFKIRGQNEEQENSQAFLMNAFVVALVVMALILITQFNSFYQSFLILSAVLFSTVGVFAGLLIFQKPFGVIMSGIGVISLAGIVVNNNIVLIDTYNQLCKRGLDKREAILRTGVQRLRPVLLTTVTTILGLLPMVLEMNIDLINQKIEFGAPSTQWWSQLATAVAGGLAFATLLTLVLTPCLLMLGRQHQLEAEDEKAKVIAES, encoded by the coding sequence ATGTATTCAGTCATTGATGCGGCGTTATCGCGCACTCGTACAATGGTCACGCTACTTATCTTTATTTTGATTGCTGGTATTGGTACTTACATCACCATACCTAAAGAATCGAGTCCTGATATTACGATCCCCATTATTTATGTTTCTGTAGGGCACCAAGGGATCTCTCCAATTGATGCAGAGCGGCTGCTTGTTCGACCTATTGAACAAGAACTTCGCTCAATTGAAGGAGTGAAAGAGATGAAGGCTACGGCAGCAGAGGGGCACGCTTCTGTAATGCTGGAGTTTTCGGTTGGTGTGGATCTGGACAAGGCGATGGCGGATGTGCGAGAAGCGGTTGATCTTGCTAAGCCAAGGTTGCCTGCTGATAGCGATGAACCAACAGTGAATGAGGTGACTTTAGCTTCTGAAGAGCCTGCATTGTCGGTGGTACTGTATGGTACCGTGCCGGAACGCACCATCGTGCAGATTGCACGTCAGTTACGCGATAAGTTGGAAAGCTATCGTCAAATCCTGGAAGTTGATATTGCCGGGGATCGGGAAGACATTGTAGAAATCATTGTTGATCCATTATTGATGGAAAGCTATGGGCTGGATCAAGGTGATATCTACAATTTGATTGCGTTGAATAACCGAGTTGTGGCTGCTGGGTTTGTGGACACAGGGTATGGACGTTTCTCGGTAAAAGTACCGTCGGTATTTGATTCTTTGAAAGACGTACTTGAATTGCCAGTGAAGGTTGATGGCAAGCAAGTGATTACATTTGGAGATGTCGCCACGGTAAGACGGGCATTTCGAGATCCTGAGAGCTTTGCACGCTTAGATGGGAAATCAGCCGTTGTGCTTGATGTGAAAAAGCGTGCTGGTGAAAACAGTATAGAGACAGTTGAACTGATTAAGGCGTTGTTAGAGGAAGCGCAACAGCGTCCAGAATGGCCAAATAACTTGTTGATCAAATACACTTGGGATCAATCCAAAGACGTCAAGATGATGCTCAATGATCTGCAGAACAATATTCTGTCGGCCATTATTTTAGTGGTGATCGTTATTATTGCGATTCTTGGCTTGAGAACTGCGGCGTTGGTGGGTATTTCGATCCCAGGCTCTTTTCTTACGGGACTATTGGTTCTTTCGGTCTTTGGTTTAACGGTCAATATAGTGGTGCTGTTTTCGTTAATCATGGCGGTAGGTATGCTGGTGGACGGTGCCATTGTTGTCACCGAATTTGCGGACCGGCGAATGCAAGAGGGAACGCCTCGGCGCGACGCTTATCGTGATGCAGCAAAACGCATGGCTTGGCCTATTACCGCTTCTACCGCCACTACGTTAGCGGCATTTGCTCCGTTACTATTCTGGCCCGATATCACTGGCGAGTTTATGAAATACTTGCCACTGACCTTAATTGCAACTTTATCCGCTTCACTGTTAATGGCTTTGCTATTTGTTCCGGTATTGGGTGGGCTCATTGGGCGGCCGCAAAATGTGAGTGCGACCAACCGGACTATGATGGTTGCACTGCATAATGGTGATTTCTCCCAATCAACGGGGATCACAAAGCTCTATTACCATACGTTAGATATCGCCCTTCGCCATCCTTGGAAAATTTTGCTCAGTGCGATTTTGTTAGCCGCTGGGGTCGGAGGCACTTATTACAAAGCAGGTTTGGGGGCTGAGTTTTTCCCTGAAGTGGATCCGCCATTTTTTACTGTGAAAGTGCGCTCTTATGGTGATCTCTCTATCAACGAAAAAGATGTGATCATGCGAGAGATTGAACAAGTGATGCTTGGTCAAGATGAATTTGAAAGCGTTTATACCCGCACGGGTGGCAATGATGAAATTGGTCAAATCCAAATTACCCCAGTGGACTGGCAATATCGTCGCAAGGTGAAAGCGATCATTGAGGAGTTAAAGCAGAGCACGGATCAATTCGCAGGTGTCGAAATTGAGTACAAATTCCCAGATGCTGGACCTCCTGTTGAACACGATCTGGTGATAGAGATGTCAACTAGGCAATCACACGAGCAACTCGATATGGCTGCGAAGGTAGTGCGGCATTGGGCTGACAATAACCCTGCATTTGAAAACATCAGTGATAGTAGTAGTAAAGAAGGGATCGACTGGCAAATTGATATCCGCCGCGATGATGCTTCTCGATTTGCCGCTGATGCAACAACGGTTGGCAATACGGTCCAGTTCGTGACTAATGGGTTGAAAATCGGTGATTATTTACCGGATGATGCGACCGAAGAAGTGGATATTTTGGTCCGTTACCCAGAGGATAAGCGTGATATTGGTCGCTTTGATGAGCTACGAGTGAAAACAGCAGCAGGGATGGTCCCTATCACGAACTTTGCCCGCATTGTACCTGAACAAAAACAAGACATGATTCAGCGTGTCGATGGTCATCGAGTCATTAATATCATGGCAGACATACAAGAAGGGTATAACTTAGCGTTGGAATTACCGCGTATTGAGCAGGCGCTATCTGAGCTCGATTTACCTGCGGGTGTTGAGTTTAAAATTCGTGGTCAAAATGAAGAGCAGGAAAACTCACAGGCCTTTTTGATGAATGCATTTGTGGTAGCACTGGTGGTGATGGCGCTGATTTTGATCACTCAATTTAATAGCTTTTATCAGTCGTTTTTGATCTTAAGTGCGGTGTTGTTTTCTACGGTCGGCGTGTTTGCGGGTTTATTGATTTTCCAGAAACCATTTGGCGTCATCATGTCTGGTATTGGGGTAATATCTCTGGCGGGTATTGTGGTAAATAACAATATTGTCTTGATTGACACCTATAACCAGCTGTGCAAAAGAGGATTAGATAAGCGTGAGGCGATCCTGCGTACCGGCGTGCAGCGTTTAAGACCCGTTCTACTAACGACGGTGACAACGATCCTTGGGCTGCTGCCGATGGTACTCGAAATGAACATTGATCTGATCAATCAGAAGATTGAGTTTGGCGCTCCAAGTACACAATGGTGGTCTCAGTTAGCAACTGCAGTAGCGGGTGGACTTGCATTTGCGACATTGTTGACCTTAGTGCTGACCCCATGTTTGTTGATGTTAGGACGTCAGCATCAACTCGAAGCAGAGGATGAGAAAGCCAAAGTTATCGCAGAGTCTTAA